Genomic DNA from Candidatus Auribacterota bacterium:
AGTCCAATCCAAGGAAGAGTATCGCCGCGATCACGAAAAGAACTCATCTACCGCATATTGATCCTCATCACGGACCCAAATGTCATGGATCTTGCCGCCCGCGAGCTTGAAGACCGTGACCCTCTGACCCTCGAGGGGTTTTTTGCCGGCACGCTCAAATCTCACCCTGATGATGCCCACGGCATAGTTGTCGTCAACCAAAACGTCAATGGTCTCCAACGTTTCAGCTTTGTCCGTTACTTCCATCAATTTTTCGATGTAGCCGTGGACCTCCGCTTTGCCTCGATAATCGCCCGCAAGCGGATTCCGCCCAAAGTGGTGTAAAACAACGTCACCGGCATAGAAGCTCTCAGCCTCCTCGGAGTTTCCTCTCAGCCAGGCGTCTTCATACTTCTTCATCATTAGTAGATTAGGATGTATCTGTTCGCTAGGCTTTGTCATGGTTCCTCCTTTCTGTTAGCAGG
This window encodes:
- a CDS encoding nuclear transport factor 2 family protein, whose protein sequence is MTKPSEQIHPNLLMMKKYEDAWLRGNSEEAESFYAGDVVLHHFGRNPLAGDYRGKAEVHGYIEKLMEVTDKAETLETIDVLVDDNYAVGIIRVRFERAGKKPLEGQRVTVFKLAGGKIHDIWVRDEDQYAVDEFFS